The DNA window accgcttaGTCGattacttgtatgcttgtatgctcagtcagattatatgcaacgcaggacacgctagataatatctagcaatatcatcaaccatgtgtagttaactggtgattatgattgattgttttttataagatacatttaatgctagctagcaactcaccttggcttactgcattcgcgtaacagtcTCCTTGTGGAATGCATCGacagagaggcaggtcgttattgcgttggactagttaactgtaaggttgcaagattggatcacctgagctgacaaggtgaaaatctgtcgttctgcccctgaacaaggccgtcattgaaaataagaatgtgttcttaactcacttgtcTAGTGAAATaaagatgtaaaaaaaatatatatatatatatattttttttaatctgcAAAtctgcgcccaaaaataccgatttccaacttgaaatcggccctaattaatcggccattccgattaatcggtcaacctctagtcacTACCTGTTGTTTGTGTATGGATGTTGATCTGTGTGTGGTCAGTTTGCCCCATGGCCTCTGAATAGATACATTGTCTCATGTGTTTGTTTGGTTTGTGTATTTTAGTTATCTTggtcatgcgtgtgtgtgtgtgtgtgtgtgtgtgtgtgtgtgtgtgtgtgtgtgtgtgtgtgtgtgtgtgtgtgtgtgtgtgtgtgtgtgtgtgtgtgtgtgtgtgtgtgtgtgtgtgtgtgtgtgtgtgtgtgtgtgtgtgtgtgtgtgtgtgtgtgtgtgtgtgtgtgtgtgtacgtgtatggTGAACTGGCCAACTCATTTATGGAAAGCCCATTGGTACGTCAGGGGGCTCAGAGTAAGAGAGGGTGACAGGCTGGATGGAGATCGTTACTCACTCGTGGTTTTTCTGCACAGAAAAGTAATGGGGGAGCTGCCTAAGCATTTGTTTTATCCAAACAGTAGATCGGAATGGAAAAACgttttcagtgtaaacttaaaacAGCAAATGTTATCTCAGCCACATGgctaaatgtgtagaattgcaggacattTGCCTTAATCTAAATATTGTCACTGTGGCGAACAGGAGGGCCGAATACAACCAGGCAAATCATGATTCATACTGACTAACACTGTCAATAGCCTTAATTGGCAGCCCAGATTGCCTCTGGAGGAACACAAACAATGATTGAGATTCATCCATTTCTTGTGATGAGACGTTTGGAGATCTAGGAGTTTTTCCCTGACCCCATGTCCTGACCAGTTCTCAAACATCTAGCCTGATAATTTCCTTGAGGGTTTCAAAGTGTAATTACCTAAATAACCCTGATATGATCTCCTCCTTGAAGTGTCTGACCAAGTGTCTCTGTCTATCCccaacctgggttcaaatactatttgaaatctttcacaTACTTtgaactagaggtcgactgattttgatttttcaacgccgatgccgattattggaggaccaaaaaaagccgataccgattaatcggacgatttttatttatttatttgtaataatgacaatgacaataatactgaatgaacacttattttaacttaatatttttttttaaattttacctttatttaaccaggcaagtcagttaagaacaaattcttattttcaatgacggcctaggaacagtgggttaactgcctgttcaggggcagaacgacagatttgtaccttgtcagctcgggggtttgaactcgcaaccttccggttactagtccaacgctctaaccactaggcatcgctagcctcaaataaataatgaaacatgttcaatttggtttaaataatgcaaaaacatagtgttggagaagaaagtaaaattCCAATATGtaccatgtaagaaagctaacgtttcagttccttgctcagaacatgagaacatatgaaagctggtggttcctttaacatgagtcttcaatattcccaggtaagaagttttaggttgtagttattataggacttataggactatttctctctataccatttgtatttcattaacctttgactattagatgtgcttataggcactttagtattgccagtgtaacagtatagcttccatccctatCCTCGCTCCTatctgggcttgaaccaggaacacatcgacaacagccaccctcgaagcatcgttacccatgcagagcaaggggaataactacccCAATTCTCAGaacgagtgacgtttgaaacgctattagcgcgcaccccgctaactagctagccatttcacaaagggttacaccagcctaatctcaggagttgataggcttgaagtcataaacagtgcaatgcttgaagtACAACGAAGAGTTGCTcgcaaaacacacgaaagtgctgtttgaatgaatgcttacgagcatgctgctgcctaccatcgctcagactgctttatcaaatcatagacttagttataacataacacacagaaatacgagccttaggtcattaatatggtcaaatctggttccgtattttatctaacgggtggcatccataagtctaaatattcctgttacattgcacaaccttcaatgttatgtcataattacgtaaaattctggcaaatgaggcggcccaaactgttgcatatacactgactccgcgtgcaatgaatgcaagagaagtgacaaaatttcacctggttaatattgcctgctaacctggatttattttagctaaatatgcaggtttaaaaatatatacttctgtgtattgattttaagaaaggcattggtgtttatcgTTAGGTGCActttggagcaacgatacgcactgcatcgattatatgcaacgcaggacacgctagataaactagtaatatcatcaaccatgtgtagttaactagtgattatgatttattgttttttataagataagtttaatgctagctagcaacttaccttggcttactgcattcgcgtaacaggcaggctcctcgtggagtgcaatgtaatcaggtggttagagcgttgaactagttaactgtaaggttgcaagattgaatcccccgagctgacaaggtaaaaatctgttgttgtgCCCCTGAACGAGTCAGTTAACTCACCAttcctaggccgtaattgaaaataagaatgtggtcttaactgacttgcctagttaaataaagattaaataaaaggggaataaaaataaataaaatgtaaaaaatattttaaaaatcgtccaaatcggcgtccaaaaataccgatttccgattgttatgaaaacttgaaatcggccctaattaaattggccattccgattaatcggtcgacctctaccttGCACGTTTGCTTCAGCTTGCCTGTGGACTGCCAGATGTGCAGAGTTTACAGTTTTGGTACTATTTTATTGGTCCATTAAGCCAGGAAAGCTCAATCGAGCacagataaagtatttgaaaatGTCAATGGCGGTGTGTTTAATGTATTTCCCAGTCTGTTACTCCTCTGCCTCTCGCTTGGCCCTCTCCCTCGGCCCTCTCCCTAGGCCCTCTCCCTCGgccctctccctcagccctctccCTAGGCCCTCTCCCTCGGCCCTCTCCCTCGGCCCTCTCCCTCGGCCCTCTCCCTAGGCCCTCTCCCTCGGCCCTCTCCCTCGGCCCTCTCCCTCGGCCCTCTCCCTCGGCCCTCTCCCTCGGCCCTCTCCCTAGGCCCTCTCCCTCGACCCTCTCCCTCGGCCCTCTCCCTCGGCTCTCTCTCCGGCCCTCTCCCTCGACCCTCTCCCTCGGCCCTCTCGCTCGGCACTCTCCCTCGGCCCTCTCCCTcggccctctcccctctcccttggCCCTCTccctttgccctctctctccggCCCTCTCCCTCGGCCCTCTCCCTCTGGCCCTCTccctttgccctctctctccggCCCTCTCCCTCGGCCCTCTCTCTCCGGCCCTCTCCCTCGGCCCTCTCTCTCCGGCCCTCTCCCTCGGCCCTCTCTCTCCGGCCCTCTCCCTCGGCCCTCTCCTTTGGCCCTCTCCCTCGGCCCTCTCCCTTGGCCCTCTCCCTCggccctctctctccagccctctcgTCAGCCATCTCTTCAGCCATCTCCTTGGCCTCTAGGTGCCATGCAGTTTGTTTTCATGGCTCCATAATCTAATTTCTGGTCCGAGGTGCTTTATCCAAGTAGTATTAGCAACTCCCCATTGATGTGATCTAAGATTTCATAGCATTTGCGCGCACGCCGCTCTTCATATGACCACACTCAGCTGACATAGCTATCGCTTTCCTAGATAGTTCGACCTCCTTGGGCTGACGTCAAATGACCAGAattctgttgtttttttttttcatctaaATTTTACCAGGAAGTTTCTTGATGTTTGAACGTATGGTTTGAGGGAGATCTGGCAAGTGTTTAGCATGGGAATAGCTTATCATACATAGTCACAGACAGTACATAACTATGGATACCAAGACAATTCAAAGTATCAAATACTTAGCAGCATAATCAATATTTGAAAGCAATCCTTGTTATCCTTTAAAGCATATCATATGGTCATTCACTGTTTCCGATGGGTATTGCCTTCCTATGCTCTTGTTCTTGGCCTAATATTCTTCTAGCCAGCACTTCTTGACTCAACCTCACCTGACCTAAATGTTATGTATTTTGCTTTCTCAGGATCACTCTCCCCTGTCTTGTTCTGTCATTGGCCCCTGGAAGACACCATCTacaccccaccccaaccccctTCCCCCCCTGGGTCTACCCCCCCGATCCCTCCAACCCCAGCCCTGTCCTGTGGTCCCCCCCTGCCCCCACCACGTCTGCGGAGTGGGTGCCGGCCGCCTCCCCTGGGGGCAGCAGTGAGGAGCTGAACGAGCCTCTGGACAAGGCTCTGGAGAACGATGCGGAGGGCGTGTGGAGCCCTGACATCGAACAGAGCTTCCATGAGGCCCTGTCCATCTACCCGCCCTGCGGACGCAGGAAGATTATCCTCTCCGACGAGGGAAAGATGTATGGTATGCCCTACCCTTTTCCCATCTATTCCCTGGCTTTATATGATGACTGACTATATGCTGTCCCCTAAAACGTTCATGTACATACACTCTCATGGACCCATGTCCCTTGAAATTGAAGATATGCCAGTTGTATCTGCACTGACCACTTTCCCTCACAAATAAGGCCTTCATACGTCTACACACATTTACTTCACACACAGTTGCACACACACAGTTGCATACAGTTGCATacagttgcacacacacacacacacacacacacacacacacacacacacacacacacacacacacacacacacacacacacacacacacacacacacacacacacacacacacacacacacacacacacacacacacatagttctTATGCGTTGTGAGTGATACATGGCAGTATCCTAGAGTACACACATAGTTCCACACACCCTCTCACTAccaccacatttacatttacatttaagtcatttagcagacgctcttatccagagcgacttacatttcTGTTATTTTATCAACAGATATACCACATTCCCTGTTTCATAGCACTCTGGTACACACCATGCTGGGTTTCTGCCTAGCTGTCCCTCCCCTCCGTCCATGTGGCTGAGTAGCGTGTAATGGCACCATGGATGTCACACGCCTCCATGCTGCTACTCACGTTCTGATTGATACTTGACATTATCCgctcaccttccctctctccctcagccattTCTGTACTATAATAATATTCATTGacatttttgtaatttagcagactcttttatccagagcgacttacaggagtaattagggttaagtgccttgattcgaaccagcaaccttttgattactggcccaacactcttaaccgctaggttaCCTACCGCACTATTCGATTACATAACTATGGCGAGGGCATGTTGTCTACCCTGTTTTGCCATATCTCATTATCAGTCATACAGTCTATGTTACATCATTGGCTTTTAAGTGTTGCAGTCCAATTAACATTTTGGAATAAAGGTGAAGAAAAAAGTTATATGGCATGATAAGGGAAAATATTTAGATAAGCAATGTGTTTCGGACATACTATCACATTTCAGGTAAGAACCAAATGCAGACTGTGTCGAAgtaacagtgtttattacagcaacaggggcaggcagacgacaggtcaaggcaggcaggggtcaataatccagagtagtggggcaaaggtacaggatggcaggcaggctcagggtcaggtcaggcagaggttggtaatccagagtagtggggctaaggtacaggacagcaggctaTATGGGGCAAAAGTACATATAGGCAGgctagggtcaggtcaggcagataatatatacatatacacagtacctttggaaagtattcagaccccttggctttttctacattttgtttcgtaacagcattattctaaaatggattaaatcaaaacaaattccttagcaatctacacacaataccccataataccaagaacccaatggtcactctgacagagctcctctgtggagatgggagaaccttccagaaggacaaccatctctgcagcactccaccaatcaggcctttatggtagagtggccagacagaagccactcttcagtaaaaggcacatgacagcccacttggagtttgccaaaaggcacctcaacactctcagaccatgagaaacaagattctctggtctgatgaaaccaagattgaactctttatcctgaatgccaagcgtcacgtctggaggaaacctggcaccatccctacggtgaagcatgggggtggtagcatcatgctttggggatatCTTTCAGCGTCAGGAATtgggaggctagtcaggatcgaggcaaagatgaacagagcgaagtacagagagatccttgatgaaaacctgctccagatcactcaggacctcagactggggaaaaggttcaccttccaacaggataacgaccttaagcacacagccattaCAACACAGGAGTGGATTTGGGtcaagtgtctgaatgtccttgagtggcccagccagagcccggacttgaacccgattgaacacttctggagagacctgaaaatagctgtgcagtgacgctccccatccaacctgacagagcttgagaggatctgctgagaagaaagggaggaactccccaaattACTTGTCACGTCATACCCAATACAacttgatgctgtaatcactgccaaaggtgcttcaacaaagtactgagtaaagggtctgactacttGTGTAAATGTGTACCTTTTCAGTTTttcttttttaaacatttgtaaaaaggccccttgactttttccatattttagagtctgacattgcttgttctgatatttcttacATATGGGATAACATCTGTaaaatgcccctctccccactggTGTGATTAGTATATCTGAGAGTTTAGATCTTAataaggtagtcacctcatacaagtacttgggagtatggctagatggtacactgtccttgtCTCAGCACATTTTCAAAGCTGCAGGTTGAAGTTAAATCTCGACTTGGTTTCCTTTAtcataatcgctcctctttcaccccagctgccaaactaaccctgattcagatgaccatcctacccacgCTAGATTATGAAGATGTAAattatagatcagcaggtaagggtgctctcatgcggctagatgttctttctattcggccatcagatttgccaacAATGCCCCTTATAGGACAcgtcactgcactctatactcctctgtgaactggtcatctctgtatacccggcaaaagacccactggttgatgctaatttataaaaccctcttaggcctcactcccccctatctgagatacctactgcgcccctcatcctccacatacaacacctgtcctgccagtcacattctggtgaaggtccccaaagcacacacaatcctgggtcgctcctcttttcgctgcagctagcgactggaaggAGCtgaaacaaacactcaaactggacagtttattTAATTAGTATTTTTAACCCCTTTTTGATCTTGCTAATCGCTGACTTGGGAGAGGCTAAGGTGGAGtaatgtgtcctccgaaacataaCCCGCCTAACTCCCGGCCATGGCTGGTTGTGACACAGCCCGTAGTAACAATtcttgcactgcgatgcagtgccttagaccgctgcaccactcgggaggccccaaaCTGTATagttttatctccatctttacattcaaagactcaatcattgTCACTCTTACTGAcacttgtggctgctttgcatgatgtattgttgtctctaccgttttgccctttgtgctgttatcTGTGCCTAACAATGTTTATACCAATTTTGTGCTGCTACCAGGTTGTatgctgtcatgtgttgctgccatgctgtgttgttgtcttaggtctctctttttgtagtgttgtggtgtctctcttgttgtgatgtgtgttttgtcctacatttttatttttaatcccagccccgtccccacaggaggccttttgcctcttggtagagtgtcattgtaaataagaatttgttctttaactgacttgcctagttaaataaaggttcaatttaaaaaatctgtgtacgcaaccaataaactttgatttgataggaCACACTAGGTCTTGCTGGTAGACATCTGCTAACAGATGGCTTGCGATAACGATAGCTCGTCTGCTGGTGGTGGAAAAGCGTTGGGTCCAAACGGAGCAGGTGGTTGTGTGCTTTTCAGAGGAggtctgtcatctcccctctctgAGCGAGCTCCTTTAGCCTAGCATGTGGCTAATGGCTATCTGGGCCCGGCGAGTTCACAGCCGTCCCCTGATCAACTCTAACCCCTTATAAAGCCTGCAATAATGGgacggaggagagggggcaggtgTCACATTCTGTTTTAGGGGAAGAGaggctggggagggaggggagggtggtgaGAGCTGGGGGGGCGCGCTGAGGTGCCCCTTCCTCCCCACGGGGGTCAGGGGCGGGTGATGCGTGCCAGGGAGCACGATGGGCCGTTAGGAATGGCATGCGCTTGGAACCGGGGTTCAAGGCAGCTCCGCTGTAACCCTATACCAGAATAGACGTTTACCCTTTGAGTGCTTGGAGTGAGGGGAGGGAAACAAATAAACACCAAGGCAGTGGCGGTGTCTTGTGCGGCTCCGGGGCATTCTGCACCTGTCCctgtttcgtgtgtgtgtgtgtgtctttatgcTTCCCTCCTCTGTTCGCTGCTATTTCTGGGATTTATCATGCACTCTGCCCCCCCCATCTGtacgtcagtcagtcagtctctcagcgGGTCTGTCTGCCTTTCAGCTAACCTCCAACTGCTCCCCAAGTTCACCACAGCCTCACGGCCAGATAAAATTTACTACATGAGAAAGGAGACAAGACTGAACCCGCTGCCAACCCGCACCCCATCAGCCCCTAAACAGCTAAGCCCACCCCCCAAACTGACCCCCCACCATGTTTAATCAGCCCTGTCAGGGTCATTGACAGACCTTTCGACACATTGCTACAACTCAACTCATTTCAACCTAAAGCTATGTTAATTTCATTCTCAGGTTGAGGTTTTAAAATTGAAGTATATCATTACATGAAGTGAGAGGAAAACCTTTGGaaatacactaccagtcaaaggtGTTAGAACACcggctcattcaagggtttttctttagacatcaaataacacatatggaatcatgtagtaaccaaaaaagtgttaaacaaatcaaaatatatgttatatttgagattcttgaatatccaccctttgccttgatgacagctttgcacacacttccCATCCAACAtgagagagcttgagaggatctacagagaagaatgggagaagactcgaggctgtaatcgctaccaaagctgcttcaacaaagtactgagtgaaggatCTGAATGTCTAACAATCTGTTTTTGCTTAGTTATTATGGGATATGGTGTGtagattaaatagttttttccacCCTAAtcaatctattttagaataagtctaatataacaaaatgtggaaaaagtcaagtggtctgaatacttttcctgaatgcactgtattgcaTTTCCTGTCTATAACACTGAACAAATGCCATTCCAGAGGCAACAATGCCATATTGAGATGGGGAACCGTTAATTTTGTAGTATGCGTGTAGATCCTCTTCATCCAATTGTAATTTCTTATATCGAGAGGAATGTTTTTGTCTCATATTTCCTCATGCATTCATGGCATTTTTCTCATAATAGTCTGGCCGTCATGCTTATTACTCACTGCAGTTATTAGCTTGCTTATTAAGACAGTGTCACGGATATTGTGGAGGTTTTTGTGTGGCAGTCATTCGACCTGCAGTGCCAATGAAAACATTTCCTGGCTTCCACGGGTCCCGGTTGTGCTGGGATGACAAATGATGTGTGTtataggggaggagggatggacagTTGGATAAGTGCTTTGCCCCAAGTTATAGGATACCCATATAGGCCGTATATGAAAATAACACATTTGATAGTGGAAATGTTGGTTTATTTACAGTGATTGaataattaagtgataatgcccgagaatcttggttttaaccaatcagcattcaggattagacccacccattggaTAATCACTCATAACTCTTCTTGTAATCACTTTTATTATTTACATAATCAGAAAAAGGCAATAGTATTATGCCTTATGCAAAAATAACTGAAAGAGTATAATATTTTATTCAGTCATCATGTACTTTCACACCTGCTCTCCCGCTATACCTCCTATAGTGAACATCTGTTTTCTCTGGCCttcattgcaaaagggttttattGCCGACAAACATCGAGACATGTTTGTTTCTCTTGTGTAGACGCCAACGTGCCCTGCAAACAGAGAGCAGCAGTTTTTTCTGTCAACCCTCATTAATAACAGTGTATGATGTAAAGGAAAGGCCCAATGGAAATAAATAATTATCCTCCTCACCCAGGTCCCAACCTTTCCAGTCAAGTGAGAGATTCACTGACAGAAGGCTGTGTGTAGCTAGTAGCCTTTTGATAAAGTGCTCCTGTGTCATGTTTCTTTTGTAATTGCAGCTGAGACAGGACAGAGTTCTCAGTACGGTCACCATATCATTGTTGAGTACTACTGCAGTGGGGTCACTGTTTGCTGTCTCCAGAGAGAGTACTTGAAGGCATGGCCAGGTCAGGGGTTTGCTGGGTAGTGAGTGGGTTGTGGCGACACCTGTGCACTCCTGAGGATGAGGCTGGGGCGATGCAGGGGGCACAGCACAGCAGTCACATGGGGGAGGTCCTGAGTCTGAACCTGACCTCGGCTCTGTAGCCCTAGCCCCTGTCTTGACCTTCACAGGAAACGGGTATAATGTtatctaaatccacagtaaaacgagtcctatattgcaataacctgaaaggcctctcagcaaggaagaagccactgctccaaaaccgccataaaagccagactacggtttgcaactgcacatggggacaaagatcgtactttttggagaaatgtcctctggtctgataaaacaaaaatagaactgattggccataatggccatcgttatgtttggaggaaaaaggggtacacttgcaagccaaagaacaccatcccaactgtgaagcacgggg is part of the Oncorhynchus keta strain PuntledgeMale-10-30-2019 chromosome 26, Oket_V2, whole genome shotgun sequence genome and encodes:
- the LOC127912205 gene encoding octapeptide-repeat protein T2-like, whose translation is MAEEMADERAGERGPRERAKGEGRGRGPKERAEGEGRRERAEGEGRRERAEGEGRRERAEGEGRRERAKGEGQRERAEGEGRRERAKGEGQGRGERAEGEGRGRVPSERAEGEGRGRGPEREPRERAEGEGRGRGPRERAEGEGRGRGPRERAEGEGRGRGPRERAEGEGRGRGPRERA